TCACATTATCCGCCCTTATCGGAATGAATATATGGCACGGCTTTTCATACTATGTCGTCTTCCTTACCGTTGTCGGATTCGGTTCAGGTATCGTATTTCCTTCCATGTACGCCATGGCAGGTTCGGTGTGGCCGGAAGGGGGACGGAAAGCATTCAATTCCGTCTATGTAGCCCAAAATATTGGAGTGGCCGTCGGAGCCGCATTGGGCGGGTTCGTCGCCTCATTCTCCTTTAACTATATATTTATGGCTAATCTGAGTATGTATATCGTCTTTTTCTTCATCGCCTTCTTCGGATACCGGAACATTTCGGTTGCGGGTCATCAAACATCGGTATTGAATGAATCGAAGGTGATAAGGGACAAATCGAAGCTGAAGGCGCTGCTCTTCATATGTGTTGCTTATCTTTTATGCTGGATGGGATACGTGCAATGGCAGTCCACCATCGCCACCTATACGCAGGAAATCAATATATCCCTGAAACAGTACAGCTTATTGTGGACGATCAATGGAGCATTGATCGTTCTGGCTCAGCCGCTTTTATCCAAATTGATCAAGCGTTTTGAGAACAATTTAAAGCTGCAAATCATGATCGGGACCGTCATTTTCATGATTTCGTTCGGTGTAGCGTCGATTGCCGATCAATTTCAGTGGTTTGCCATTGCCATGATCATCTTGACGATCGGTGAAATGCTGATCTGGCCGGCGGTCCCGACAATCGCCAACTCACTTGCTCCAAAGGGCAGGGAAGGATTTTACCAGGGAATCGTCAACAGTACGGCCACGGGTGGAAGAATGATCGGTCCATTTATCGGAGGGGTGCTGGTGGATGTATTCAGCATGCAGGTGCTCTTCATGACGCTGATTGCGTTTTTCATCGTATCGTTATGGATTACCAGTCAATATGACCGTCCATTGAAAAAGAAAAGCGCCGTGACCATGTCCGTTCAACAATGAAAAAACCCCAATGAGGAATCATTGGGGGTTTTTCTCCATATAAAAAGGGCTCCCATTTCCTATGGAAGCCCACTTGCAAAAAATTGAGGCGGATAATCAGCAAACGCCACATCGTTTGTTGTCACAAGGACGTGATCACCGACTTACACAATTCAGCTCATCGCTAATATAGAATAGCATAGGACTTGAAAGAAAACAAGACTATTTTATAAATATAATCTTTATCCGAAGATTACAATGCGCTTTTATAAGTAATGATAGCCGTTTCTAAGAAGCATTACTATAGAGAAATAAGAATGAATACAGTGCAGAATGGTTTCTAACTCATTTCTTGAGCCAATATTTTATCAGAGGACCCTTATCTCCAAATACAGGATCTGATGTTGGAAGAGAAACGTTCTTGATCTCAATTAACACACTGGGACGTTCGCGTAATGAACCCTTTTTTACATTATAACTGTCCCCGTCAGGATAAGCGCCGGCGACTTTAAAGTCCGGACTTGCTGTCAATTTCTTATGACCGGTCCCGGCTGGAAGGACCATCACATCACCTTGATGAACCGTTACTTCTTCGCCCATTTCCCCGCCTAATTGAACTCTTGCCTCACCCTGCATGACACCCAAAACTTCATGGGCATTGCTGTGATAATGGTGATAATCGTAAATGCCGTTTGTCCAGCTGTTCAGCCAGTGATTTTGATTAAAAACCTCTTCGGCTTCATTTGCCTGATCGAGTGCGTTCCGGTAAATGAGAACGGGCAGGTCCGGGTTATTCGGGATGATTCCATCGTCTTCGAAATAAAATATTTTCAGTTCTGCGATTTTCATCCTTTCATTCCTCCATTCATTGTTATGAAGATTCCCTAATACGGCAGGCATTAAACCGAATCCCGACTGGTAATTGAAATTATTGACAAATCTGAATAGTTTTCAAAAAACGCATAATAGGTTGTGCTACTATAGAAGTATATATTCTCTTGCAAAACAGCGGAGGCGATGGGAAATGAGCAGCTTATTAAAAAAGGTGTCCGTCGACATGATTGAAATCATTCTTGAAAACGCTTTCGAATGGTTGGTCGTCGTCGATGACAAAGGGATCATCATCTATATAAACGACAATTACTGTCGCTTTCTTGAGGTTGAACGGGATAAAGCGATAGGATCACACGTAACAAACGTGATTGAAAACACGAGGATGCATATAGTGGCGGAGAGCGGGAAAGAAGAGGTGGCAGATCTTCAATATATTAAAGGAAATTACATGATCGCCAACCGAATCCCGATTCTGGTGGACGGGAAGGTGATCGGAGCATTCGGATCCGTCATTTTCCGTGACACGAGTGAATGGATGCAAATGAGTTCACATGTGAAAAATATGATGTCAAAGATCCAAAGTTACATACAGGATATCAATACCGGTGTGAAATACTCGCTCAATGACATCATCGGGGAATCACCCGGTATGAATGAATTGAAGGACAAAGCCCAAATGATCGCGCCGAGTGATATTTCCATCCTGATCAGGGGGGAGAGCGGAACGGGTAAAGAACTGTTCGCACACAGCATCCATCAGCTGAGTGAAAGAAGCGGACAGCCTTTCATTAAAGTGAATTGTGCAGCGATCCCCGAGCAGCTCCTGGAGTCGGAGCTCTTCGGTTACGAAGAAGGAGCATTTACCGGGGCCAAAAAGGGCGGAAAGAAAGGGAAATTCCAACTTGCCCATAAGGGGACATTATTCCTTGATGAAATCGGTGATATGCCTCTTAATATGCAGGCGAAGCTTCTCAGGGTTTTACAGGAAGGGGAAGTCGAGGCAGTCGGTTCAACCCGGGTACAGAATGTGGACGTAAGGATCATTGCCGCCACGAACCGTCCGCTTGAAAAAATGATGGAAGAAAAGAGATTCCGGAGTGACCTGTATTACCGGATCAATGTCATCCCGTTTCAGATCCCTCCACTGCGTGAGCGGAAAGATGATATTGAAACCCTCGCATCCTTTTTCCTGGAGAAATCCACAAAATCCTCGGGAAAACGCATCAAGGATTTCGACCAGGAGGTGCTGCGGATTTTTCTTTCCTACAGCTGGCCGGGGAATCTCCGTGAATTGGAAAATGTCATTCATGCTTCCACCTATTTGACGAATGGAAGCACGATTTCCCTTCAGTCATTACCGACGTATATGAAGACGGGAAATATATACGGAGTGGGATCTAAAACGCTGAAAGAAATCCTGGAAGAAACGGAAAAGTCGGTTCTCACCCAGAGTCTGCAAGCCCAGCCCGATAAGCGAAAGGCTGCAAAGTCACTGGGAATCAGTAAATCCAGCATGTATGAAAAATTAAATAAGTATGGTCTTCTATAAACTTAAGAAGTAGTCCGGAAATACGGAAAACAGTCCGCTTTTCCGGACTATCTTATTTTTAAGAGAAATGGTGAACATTTCGTGACTGAAGAGTGGATTTGTCCAGAATTTCGGACTACAAAAAACTCTGGAAGTGCTTTTATAGTAATCTGAAAGTTGGCACAATTATTGCATGTTTAGTAAGTGAACATATTTTTGGGAAAGGGGAGCGTACGCATCAAGATAAAAATGTAAGCGTCATCATCTTTAGAGAACAAAGGGGGAAATATCATGTTAAGCATGATCGGTCTGATTGGAGGACTCATTTTATTAATCTTTTTAACGATGAGGGGCATGAACATCCTGATCGTTGGACCCATCTCGGCATTATTTGTAGCCGTGCTAAGCGGGATGCCGCTTTTTCCGCAGCTGGCGGGAAAAGGTGAAGCAGATCTCGTCACGAACTATATGTCGGGTTTCACAAGCTTTGTCGCAGCCTGGTATTTGATGTTCCTACTGGGAGCCGTGTTCGGGAAAGTGATGGAGGATAGTGGTGCAGCAGACAGTGTCTCCCGTTTTGTAGTAGAAAAATTGGGAATGAAATACGCTGTATTCGCCATCGTGTTGGCCTGTGCGGTATTGACGTACGGTGGAGTCAGCCTGTTCGTTGTTGCATTCTCCGTTTATCCTATGGCGGTCAGTCTGTTTAAACAAGCGGATCTGCCGCGCCGTTTCATTCCGGCGGCACTGGCGTTCGGTTCGGTCACGTTCACGATGACCTCAGCCGGTTCACCGGAGATCCAGAACTGGATCCCCATCGAATACTTGAACACAACACCTTATGCAGGCTGGGAGGTCAGCTTGATCGTTGCCGTATTCATGGCGGTGTTTGGGTACTGGTGGTTAAAGCGCATGATCACGAAGGCTGTGAGAAAAGGAGAGAAATTCCACGCCCGTGAAGAAGATCCGGTCATCGATGAAGGCAGACCGTTACCAAACCCGTTCATGGGATTGATCCCATTATTGGTCGTCCTCATCCTGGCTTTTTCATTCCACGATTCGTTAAAGCAGTCGGCTCTGATCATCGCCTTGCTTGGCGGGGTCATTTCCGCTTATGTATTGAATCGTAAGTATTTCAAAGGTTTCTGGGGAGCGGTTTCCGAGGGGACGGTCGGAGCGTTGATCGCCATCGGGAACACGGCGGCCGTTGTCGGTTTCGGTGGGGTGGCCAAAGCGGTTCCTGCCTTCACGACAGCAGTCGATGTCATGACGAATATTCCTGGTTCACCATTGATCGGTGGAGCCATCGCCGTCAGTGTGATTGCCGGTATGACAGGTTCGGCTTCGGGTGGTCAGGCGATTGCCCTGCCGATCCTTGCACCGCACTACGTCGATATGGGTGTGAATCCAGAAGCCCTTCACCGGGTAGTGGCGATATCTTCAGGAGCACTGGACTCACTGCCGCATAATGGATACGTCGTGACGACGATCCGCTCGATCTGTAATGAATCACACGGAGAAGCGTATGGCGCTGTCGGAGCATTGACGGTCATCGTCCCGCTAATCGGATTGGCACTTGCGATCGTATTATTCAGCTTGGGAGTGGGGATTTAAGAAAATGGTAGAAAATAAAGTGGTATTCATAACAGGGGCAGCCCAAGGGATCGGCTACCAAATCGGCAGAGAATTCGCCGCAGCTGGAGCGAAAGTCGTCCTCACGGATCTGAAGGAAGATGCTGTTGGGGAAGCTTCGGAATCTCTTAAAGCAGAAGGTTATGAGGTTCTCGGGTTGGGCTGTGACGTAACATCGGAAACAGAATTAAAAGAAGCGATCGAAAAAACGGTGGATCATTTCGGTCGGCTCGATGTCTTGATCAACAATGCAGGGCTTCAGCATGTTTCACATATCGAAGAGTTCCCTACTGAAAAATTCGAGCTGCTGTTAAAAGTCATGCTGACGGCCCCATTTGTCGCCATTAAGAATGCTCTTCCCCACATGAAGAAGCAGGGGGCGGGACGGATCATCAACATGGCGTCCATTAACGGATTGGTCGGATTTTCAGGCAAAGCCGCCTATAATTCTGCGAAACACGGAGTCATCGGCTTGACGAAAGTCGCGGCACTGGAAACGGCGGAACATGGCATCACCGTGAATGCCGTATGTCCTGGCTACGTGGATACGCCTTTGGTCCGGAATCAACTGGCGGACCTCGCGAAGACGCGCAACGTCCCTTTCGAGAGAGTGATTGAAGAAGTCATTTATCCTTTGGTGCCCCAGAAAAGACTGCTGGACGTAAAAGAAATTGCCGACTATACGATGTTC
The DNA window shown above is from Rossellomorea vietnamensis and carries:
- a CDS encoding MDR family MFS transporter, with protein sequence MPKSLWLLVIGMMVNVTGASFLWPLNTIYLHENLGKSLSVAGIVLMMNAGASVIGNLIGGTLFDRFGGYRSILLGISITLSALIGMNIWHGFSYYVVFLTVVGFGSGIVFPSMYAMAGSVWPEGGRKAFNSVYVAQNIGVAVGAALGGFVASFSFNYIFMANLSMYIVFFFIAFFGYRNISVAGHQTSVLNESKVIRDKSKLKALLFICVAYLLCWMGYVQWQSTIATYTQEINISLKQYSLLWTINGALIVLAQPLLSKLIKRFENNLKLQIMIGTVIFMISFGVASIADQFQWFAIAMIILTIGEMLIWPAVPTIANSLAPKGREGFYQGIVNSTATGGRMIGPFIGGVLVDVFSMQVLFMTLIAFFIVSLWITSQYDRPLKKKSAVTMSVQQ
- a CDS encoding 3-hydroxybutyrate dehydrogenase, coding for MVENKVVFITGAAQGIGYQIGREFAAAGAKVVLTDLKEDAVGEASESLKAEGYEVLGLGCDVTSETELKEAIEKTVDHFGRLDVLINNAGLQHVSHIEEFPTEKFELLLKVMLTAPFVAIKNALPHMKKQGAGRIINMASINGLVGFSGKAAYNSAKHGVIGLTKVAALETAEHGITVNAVCPGYVDTPLVRNQLADLAKTRNVPFERVIEEVIYPLVPQKRLLDVKEIADYTMFLCSDAAKGITGQAVVLDGGYTVQ
- a CDS encoding sigma-54 interaction domain-containing protein → MSSLLKKVSVDMIEIILENAFEWLVVVDDKGIIIYINDNYCRFLEVERDKAIGSHVTNVIENTRMHIVAESGKEEVADLQYIKGNYMIANRIPILVDGKVIGAFGSVIFRDTSEWMQMSSHVKNMMSKIQSYIQDINTGVKYSLNDIIGESPGMNELKDKAQMIAPSDISILIRGESGTGKELFAHSIHQLSERSGQPFIKVNCAAIPEQLLESELFGYEEGAFTGAKKGGKKGKFQLAHKGTLFLDEIGDMPLNMQAKLLRVLQEGEVEAVGSTRVQNVDVRIIAATNRPLEKMMEEKRFRSDLYYRINVIPFQIPPLRERKDDIETLASFFLEKSTKSSGKRIKDFDQEVLRIFLSYSWPGNLRELENVIHASTYLTNGSTISLQSLPTYMKTGNIYGVGSKTLKEILEETEKSVLTQSLQAQPDKRKAAKSLGISKSSMYEKLNKYGLL
- a CDS encoding GntP family permease, whose translation is MLSMIGLIGGLILLIFLTMRGMNILIVGPISALFVAVLSGMPLFPQLAGKGEADLVTNYMSGFTSFVAAWYLMFLLGAVFGKVMEDSGAADSVSRFVVEKLGMKYAVFAIVLACAVLTYGGVSLFVVAFSVYPMAVSLFKQADLPRRFIPAALAFGSVTFTMTSAGSPEIQNWIPIEYLNTTPYAGWEVSLIVAVFMAVFGYWWLKRMITKAVRKGEKFHAREEDPVIDEGRPLPNPFMGLIPLLVVLILAFSFHDSLKQSALIIALLGGVISAYVLNRKYFKGFWGAVSEGTVGALIAIGNTAAVVGFGGVAKAVPAFTTAVDVMTNIPGSPLIGGAIAVSVIAGMTGSASGGQAIALPILAPHYVDMGVNPEALHRVVAISSGALDSLPHNGYVVTTIRSICNESHGEAYGAVGALTVIVPLIGLALAIVLFSLGVGI
- a CDS encoding cupin domain-containing protein; the protein is MKIAELKIFYFEDDGIIPNNPDLPVLIYRNALDQANEAEEVFNQNHWLNSWTNGIYDYHHYHSNAHEVLGVMQGEARVQLGGEMGEEVTVHQGDVMVLPAGTGHKKLTASPDFKVAGAYPDGDSYNVKKGSLRERPSVLIEIKNVSLPTSDPVFGDKGPLIKYWLKK